A single window of Methylomarinum sp. Ch1-1 DNA harbors:
- a CDS encoding NifB/NifX family molybdenum-iron cluster-binding protein: protein MKIAVASQNKREITGHTGHCRKFWIYTIENAEVTEKSLLELDKAHCFHDLSPNDASPLDGVDLLIAGGMGEGLARRIEARNIKPFTTSEKSPDKAVALYLKGLLKQEPLQTQRHKAKSS, encoded by the coding sequence ATGAAAATCGCGGTAGCCAGCCAGAATAAGCGCGAGATCACCGGTCATACCGGTCACTGCCGAAAATTTTGGATCTATACGATAGAAAACGCCGAAGTCACGGAAAAGTCGCTGCTGGAATTGGACAAGGCGCATTGCTTTCACGATCTGTCGCCGAATGATGCGTCGCCTTTGGATGGCGTCGATCTGCTGATTGCCGGGGGTATGGGCGAAGGGCTGGCGCGCAGGATCGAAGCACGCAACATCAAGCCTTTCACGACCTCGGAAAAATCCCCGGACAAGGCCGTCGCCTTGTACCTAAAGGGCTTGTTGAAACAAGAACCGCTGCAAACGCAAAGGCACAAAGCCAAGTCATCGTAA
- a CDS encoding cytochrome P460 family protein, whose product MFQFTFNRRTLAFALSFLLSALTVTSTATAGDSPSEKTYAHFNEAGQLLRPSGYREWIFIGAPLTPNDMNNGKAAFPEFHNVYIDPVSWAHWKTTGEFRDGTIIVKELVSVGGKQAASGNGYFQGDYIGLEAMVRSKQHLPDADGHWGFFRYTIEHSDRLHKSAAAQPEENCMACHQSKAAKDQVFIQYYPVLRAAAGKGDRGTGR is encoded by the coding sequence ATGTTTCAGTTTACTTTCAACCGCAGAACACTCGCATTCGCCCTAAGCTTTCTGCTGTCCGCTTTAACCGTTACATCAACAGCCACAGCCGGCGACAGTCCCTCGGAAAAAACTTACGCCCATTTCAACGAAGCCGGACAACTGCTCAGACCCAGCGGCTACCGGGAATGGATTTTCATCGGCGCGCCATTGACGCCGAACGACATGAATAACGGCAAGGCCGCGTTTCCGGAATTTCATAACGTCTACATCGACCCGGTCAGTTGGGCGCACTGGAAAACCACCGGCGAATTCCGCGACGGTACAATCATCGTCAAGGAGCTGGTCAGCGTCGGCGGCAAACAGGCCGCCAGCGGCAACGGCTATTTTCAGGGCGACTATATCGGCCTGGAAGCGATGGTCAGAAGCAAACAGCATCTCCCCGATGCCGACGGCCATTGGGGCTTTTTCCGCTACACGATAGAACACAGCGATCGGTTACATAAATCCGCAGCTGCCCAACCCGAAGAAAACTGCATGGCCTGCCATCAAAGTAAGGCAGCAAAGGATCAGGTATTTATCCAATATTATCCGGTGTTGCGCGCCGCAGCCGGGAAAGGCGATAGGGGAACGGGAAGATAA
- a CDS encoding TetR/AcrR family transcriptional regulator yields the protein MRTTIKKDAIVETAYRLFKENGFYATGVDLIMREAAVSKRTLYKYYPTKNALILAVLEHYRASYQQHIDELLENAQEDARDKIRAIFNDAAGWFGDVNFHGCLAVNAMGEFADKDEAIENACRQFKQWEVGVLTELCTAMGADQAGQLAYKLFVLLEGMSAIAQVNKGVCPVDMIALAEQVIDAHLSAD from the coding sequence ATGCGAACTACCATCAAAAAAGACGCGATAGTCGAAACCGCCTATCGGCTGTTCAAGGAAAACGGCTTTTACGCCACCGGCGTCGATTTGATCATGCGCGAGGCCGCCGTATCGAAACGAACCTTGTACAAATACTATCCAACCAAAAATGCGTTGATCCTGGCAGTGTTGGAACATTACCGCGCGTCCTATCAACAACATATCGATGAATTGTTGGAAAATGCACAGGAGGACGCCAGGGATAAAATCCGAGCGATCTTCAACGATGCAGCAGGTTGGTTCGGCGACGTTAATTTTCACGGATGCCTGGCTGTCAACGCGATGGGCGAGTTTGCCGACAAGGATGAGGCTATCGAGAACGCCTGCCGGCAATTCAAGCAATGGGAAGTCGGCGTATTGACGGAACTGTGCACCGCAATGGGCGCGGATCAGGCCGGGCAATTGGCGTATAAGTTGTTCGTATTATTGGAAGGCATGTCGGCCATCGCTCAGGTCAACAAGGGCGTTTGTCCTGTCGATATGATCGCGCTGGCCGAGCAAGTGATCGATGCGCATTTGTCTGCCGATTAA
- a CDS encoding archaeosortase/exosortase family protein: MTASHRFVCMQIIAFWPVWLWYGQRMLDRSDEPWGILALATVLFIVAQKRTGHIVSRRALIIATTLTLIYAVTFALLPPLLRAIVAVLAIAVTLSGIGYGRTLQAGVAGLLLLSLPLIASLQFYGGFPIRAITAFFSSGLLQLIDYDVQPQGTLLFWQGEVIAVDAPCAGIKMLWTALYLNFTLAAWRDLGLLATWLSTSVTMFSVFIGNVLRSTLLFFTESGIINAPDIAHSLIGIIVFALVASAVLGFHQCNGRATPCAV, translated from the coding sequence ATGACGGCTTCGCATCGCTTCGTTTGTATGCAAATCATCGCTTTTTGGCCGGTCTGGCTCTGGTATGGGCAACGCATGCTGGATCGGTCGGACGAACCGTGGGGCATTCTGGCGCTCGCTACCGTGTTGTTCATCGTGGCGCAAAAACGCACCGGTCATATTGTGTCACGGCGGGCGCTGATAATCGCCACCACGTTAACGCTAATTTATGCCGTCACTTTTGCGCTGTTGCCGCCGTTGCTGCGGGCTATCGTCGCGGTGCTGGCCATAGCCGTGACCTTGTCCGGCATCGGCTACGGCCGAACGCTACAGGCCGGGGTCGCCGGATTGCTGCTGTTGTCGCTGCCGTTGATCGCTTCGCTGCAGTTCTACGGCGGCTTTCCGATCCGGGCGATTACGGCGTTTTTTTCGTCGGGGCTTCTCCAGTTAATCGACTACGACGTACAACCGCAGGGCACCTTATTGTTTTGGCAAGGCGAAGTGATCGCGGTCGACGCTCCCTGCGCCGGCATCAAAATGCTGTGGACCGCGCTGTATCTGAATTTCACGCTGGCAGCCTGGCGTGATCTGGGGTTATTGGCAACCTGGCTGAGCACCAGTGTGACGATGTTTAGCGTGTTCATCGGCAATGTGTTGCGCTCGACCCTGCTGTTTTTCACCGAAAGCGGCATCATTAATGCTCCCGATATAGCCCATTCGTTAATCGGGATCATCGTGTTCGCCCTGGTCGCCTCGGCGGTTTTGGGGTTTCATCAATGCAACGGGAGGGCGACGCCATGCGCAGTTTAA
- a CDS encoding YaiI/YqxD family protein: protein MQIWVDADACPKAIKDILFRAAERTHVTTTLVANHYLATPPSRHIKFLQVSSGFDVADNEIVKRLETSDLVVTGDIPLAADVIGKGGHAINPRGERYTRENINECLNMRDLMETLRASGVETGGPSALGPRDIQAFANQLDKFLAQQGINNVC, encoded by the coding sequence ATGCAAATTTGGGTCGATGCGGATGCCTGTCCGAAAGCCATCAAGGATATATTGTTTCGAGCGGCGGAGCGCACTCATGTGACCACCACTCTCGTCGCCAACCATTATTTAGCGACGCCGCCTTCTCGCCATATCAAGTTTCTGCAGGTCAGTTCCGGCTTCGATGTCGCCGATAACGAGATCGTCAAAAGGCTGGAAACGAGCGATTTGGTCGTCACCGGTGACATACCGCTGGCGGCGGACGTCATCGGCAAAGGCGGGCATGCGATCAATCCGCGCGGCGAACGTTACACCCGGGAAAATATCAACGAGTGTTTGAACATGCGTGATTTGATGGAGACATTACGCGCCAGCGGCGTCGAAACGGGCGGACCTTCGGCATTGGGGCCGCGCGATATTCAGGCCTTCGCCAATCAATTGGACAAGTTTCTGGCGCAGCAGGGCATCAACAACGTGTGTTGA
- a CDS encoding reverse transcriptase domain-containing protein, giving the protein MQAAQRIVESGKPYVVDIDLSKFFDRIHHDRLIGRMGQRIADKRILRLIGMMLRSGVMINGVVNPNKEGAMQGGPLSPLLSNIVLDELDQELEKRGLEFCRFADDCNIFVGSQKAAERVMEKVSQFIENKLKLKVNREKSQVAKSDAVKFLGFTVVDGTVAIAHKALQTAMSKVKALTPRGTHQTLNHTLADLNQWYVGWANYYSLTQYPSQLRKIEAHIRRRLRARLVSQQKRKQHLYRNLVKRGVPRKQAAQTVFSNKKRWALSATRAVTRAYPNSWFINLMGQEIRSDRQLAHWFEVSQWIRLT; this is encoded by the coding sequence GTGCAAGCGGCGCAACGGATCGTGGAAAGCGGTAAACCCTATGTGGTGGACATCGACTTATCGAAGTTCTTCGATCGTATTCACCACGACCGGCTGATTGGCCGGATGGGGCAACGGATCGCCGACAAACGCATCTTGCGCTTGATCGGCATGATGCTGCGCAGTGGCGTGATGATCAACGGCGTCGTCAACCCCAACAAGGAAGGTGCGATGCAGGGCGGACCGTTAAGCCCCTTGCTGAGCAACATTGTTCTGGACGAACTGGATCAGGAATTGGAAAAGCGCGGACTGGAATTTTGTCGGTTTGCCGATGACTGCAACATTTTCGTTGGGTCGCAAAAGGCGGCGGAGCGAGTGATGGAGAAAGTCAGCCAATTCATCGAAAACAAGCTGAAACTGAAGGTGAACCGGGAGAAAAGCCAAGTGGCTAAATCCGATGCGGTAAAGTTCTTAGGCTTTACCGTGGTCGACGGGACGGTGGCGATTGCGCACAAAGCCCTGCAAACGGCCATGAGTAAAGTCAAAGCCTTAACGCCGCGAGGCACCCATCAGACGCTGAATCACACCCTGGCCGACCTTAATCAGTGGTACGTGGGCTGGGCCAACTACTACAGCTTGACCCAATACCCGTCCCAGCTGAGGAAAATCGAAGCCCATATCCGGCGACGATTACGAGCGAGGCTGGTGAGTCAGCAGAAGCGGAAACAGCATCTGTATCGAAACCTGGTCAAACGGGGCGTACCGCGAAAGCAAGCCGCCCAGACGGTCTTTTCCAACAAGAAACGGTGGGCGCTTTCCGCAACCCGAGCGGTGACGAGAGCCTATCCGAACAGTTGGTTTATCAACCTGATGGGACAGGAAATACGATCCGACCGACAGTTAGCGCATTGGTTTGAGGTATCTCAATGGATTCGTCTTACGTGA